One part of the Anser cygnoides isolate HZ-2024a breed goose chromosome 9, Taihu_goose_T2T_genome, whole genome shotgun sequence genome encodes these proteins:
- the PLOD2 gene encoding procollagen-lysine,2-oxoglutarate 5-dioxygenase 2 isoform X1, which produces MARSGARPPRLLLLLLLALALPAAAERGPGPGPGPADKLLVFTVATKETDGFHRFMQTARHFNYTVKVLGKGEEWRGGELANSIGGGQKVRLLKEGIESYADQEDLIVMFVECYDVIFAGGPEELLKKFQETNHKVVFAADGLIWPDKKLADKYPVVRSGKRFLNSGGFIGYAPYINRIVQQWDLQDNDDDQLFYTKIYVDPLARERINITLDHKCTIFQTLNGAIDEVLLKFEEGKVRARNSAYETLPVTVLGNSPTKIHLNYLGNYIPNAWTRETGCSICDLDLLDLSTVKEYPRVKIGVFIEQPTPFLPKFLDRLLTLDYPKEALSIFIHNNEVYHEKHIKKFWEKAKNIIRNIKIVGPEENLSQAEARNMGMDLCRQDKACEYYFSIDADVVLTNPKTLKLLIEQNRKIIAPLVTRHGKLWSNFWGALSPDGYYARSEDYVDIVQGNRVGVWNIPYMANIYLIKGQTLRSEMKEKNYFTRDKLDPDMAFCRNAREMTLQREKDSPSSEAFHMLRPPKGVFMYITNRHEFGRLISTANYNTSHYNNDLWQIFENPVDWKETYINPNYSKIFTDNIVEQPCPDVFWFPIFSDTACDELVEEMEHFGQWSGGKHQDSRISGGYENVPTDDIHMKQIGLDNEWLHFIREFIAPVTLKVFAGYYTKGYALLNFVVKYSPDRQRSLRPHHDSSTFTINIALNKVGEDFQGGGCKFLRYNCSIESPRKGWSFMHPGRLTHLHEGLPILNGTRYIAVSFIDP; this is translated from the exons ATAAACTCCTAGTTTTTACTGTAGCAACTAAAGAAACTGATGGCTTTCACCGCTTCATGCAAACTGCAAGGCACTTCAACTACACAGTGAAG GTACTTGGAAAAGGTGAAGAGTGGAGAGGTGGTGAGCTGGCTAACTCTATTGGTGGAGGGCAGAAAGTTCGACTGCTGAAAGAAGGCATAGAAAGCTATGCTGATCAAGAGGACTTGATTGTAATGTTTGTTGAATG ctACGACGTTATCTTTGCAGGGGGGCCTGAAGAACTGCTAAAGAAATTTCAGGAAACAAATCATAAAGTGGTGTTTGCAGCAGATGGACTAATTTGGCCAGATAAAAAGCTAGCTGACAAGTATCCTGTTGTCCGGAGCGGAAAACGATTCCTGAACTCAGGAG GATTTATTGGTTATGCTCCATATATAAATCGTATTGTGCAGCAATGGGATCTGCAGGATAATGATGACGATCAGCTGTTTTACACCAAAATCTATGTTGACCCATTGGCACGG GAACGCATAAACATTACTTTGGACCACAAATGTACCATTTTCCAGACCCTAAATGGGGCTATTG ATGAAGTTCTTCTGAAatttgaagaaggaaaagtaaGAGCAAGGAATTCTGCGTATGAGACATTACCAGTCACTGTTCTTGGAAACAGTCCAACTAAA ATTCACTTGAATTACTTGGGAAACTATATCCCCAATGCTTGGACACGGGAAACTGGATGCAGTATTTGTGACTTAGACTTACTAGACCTGTCAACAGTAAAG GAGTATCCAAGAGTAAAAATTGGTGTTTTCATAGAACAACCCACTCCTTTCCTACCTAAATTTTTAGACAGACTGTTGACACTGGACTACCCAAAGGAGGCCCTCAGTATCTTCATTCATAATAAT GAGGTTTACCATGAAAAGCACATcaagaaattctgggaaaaagCCAAGAACATtatcagaaatataaaaattgttGGACCTGAAGAAAATCTGAGTCAAGCAGAAGCCCGGAACATGGGAAT gGACCTTTGTCGCCAGGATAAAGCATGTGAATATTACTTCAGCATAGATGCAGATGTTGTATTGACAAACCCGAAGACTTTAAAGTTACTGATAGAACAGAACAG aaaaataattgctcCACTTGTAACTCGTCATGGGAAGCTTTGGTCCAATTTCTGGGGTGCTTTGAGCCCAGATGGCTACTATGCTCGGTCAGAAGATTATGTTGATATTGTCCAAGGGAACAGAGT AGGAGTATGGAATATTCCATATATGGCAAATATATACTTGATTAAGGGACAAACCCTCAGATCagagatgaaagagaagaaCTACTTCACACGTGATAAGTTGGATCCTGATATGGCTTTCTGTAGGAACGCCAGGGAAATG ACtttacaaagggaaaaagactCCCCTTCTTCGGAAGCATTCCATATGCTCAGACCCCCAAAg GGTGTTTTCATGTACATCACCAACAGACATGAATTTGGAAGACTTATTTCCACAGCCAATTACAATACCTCCCACTATAACAATGACCTCTGGCAGATATTTGAAAATCCTGTG GACTGGAAGGAAACCTACATAAATCCCAACTATTCAAAGATCTTCACGGATAATATAGTAGAACAG CCATGTCCAGATGTTTTTTGGTTTCCCATATTTTCTGACACGGCCTGTGATGAATTGGTAGAAGAAATGGAACATTTTGGACAATGGTCTGGCGGAAAACACCAA GACAGCCGTATTTCTGGAGGTTATGAAAATGTCCCAACCGATGATATTCATATGAAGCAAATCGGACTGGATAATGAATGGCTGCATTTCATAAGAGAGTTTATTGCACCAGTGACACTAAAAGTATTTGCTGGCTATTATACCAAG gGATATGCTTTATTGAATTTTGTTGTAAAATACAGCCCTGACAGACAGCGGTCACTCAGACCTCATCACGACTCCTCTACATTCACAATCAATATTGCACTCAACAAAGTAGGAGAGGATTTTCAA GGAGGTGGATGTAAATTTCTTAGGTACAACTGCTCCATTGAGTCACCCAGGAAAGGATGGAGCTTCATGCACCCAGGAAGACTTACTCATTTACATGAAGGACTTCCTATCTTGAATGGCACGAGATACATTGCAGTATCGTTTATTGACCCGTAA
- the PLOD2 gene encoding procollagen-lysine,2-oxoglutarate 5-dioxygenase 2 isoform X2, protein MARSGARPPRLLLLLLLALALPAAAERGPGPGPGPADKLLVFTVATKETDGFHRFMQTARHFNYTVKVLGKGEEWRGGELANSIGGGQKVRLLKEGIESYADQEDLIVMFVECYDVIFAGGPEELLKKFQETNHKVVFAADGLIWPDKKLADKYPVVRSGKRFLNSGGFIGYAPYINRIVQQWDLQDNDDDQLFYTKIYVDPLARERINITLDHKCTIFQTLNGAIDEVLLKFEEGKVRARNSAYETLPVTVLGNSPTKIHLNYLGNYIPNAWTRETGCSICDLDLLDLSTVKEYPRVKIGVFIEQPTPFLPKFLDRLLTLDYPKEALSIFIHNNEVYHEKHIKKFWEKAKNIIRNIKIVGPEENLSQAEARNMGMDLCRQDKACEYYFSIDADVVLTNPKTLKLLIEQNRKIIAPLVTRHGKLWSNFWGALSPDGYYARSEDYVDIVQGNRVGVWNIPYMANIYLIKGQTLRSEMKEKNYFTRDKLDPDMAFCRNAREMGVFMYITNRHEFGRLISTANYNTSHYNNDLWQIFENPVDWKETYINPNYSKIFTDNIVEQPCPDVFWFPIFSDTACDELVEEMEHFGQWSGGKHQDSRISGGYENVPTDDIHMKQIGLDNEWLHFIREFIAPVTLKVFAGYYTKGYALLNFVVKYSPDRQRSLRPHHDSSTFTINIALNKVGEDFQGGGCKFLRYNCSIESPRKGWSFMHPGRLTHLHEGLPILNGTRYIAVSFIDP, encoded by the exons ATAAACTCCTAGTTTTTACTGTAGCAACTAAAGAAACTGATGGCTTTCACCGCTTCATGCAAACTGCAAGGCACTTCAACTACACAGTGAAG GTACTTGGAAAAGGTGAAGAGTGGAGAGGTGGTGAGCTGGCTAACTCTATTGGTGGAGGGCAGAAAGTTCGACTGCTGAAAGAAGGCATAGAAAGCTATGCTGATCAAGAGGACTTGATTGTAATGTTTGTTGAATG ctACGACGTTATCTTTGCAGGGGGGCCTGAAGAACTGCTAAAGAAATTTCAGGAAACAAATCATAAAGTGGTGTTTGCAGCAGATGGACTAATTTGGCCAGATAAAAAGCTAGCTGACAAGTATCCTGTTGTCCGGAGCGGAAAACGATTCCTGAACTCAGGAG GATTTATTGGTTATGCTCCATATATAAATCGTATTGTGCAGCAATGGGATCTGCAGGATAATGATGACGATCAGCTGTTTTACACCAAAATCTATGTTGACCCATTGGCACGG GAACGCATAAACATTACTTTGGACCACAAATGTACCATTTTCCAGACCCTAAATGGGGCTATTG ATGAAGTTCTTCTGAAatttgaagaaggaaaagtaaGAGCAAGGAATTCTGCGTATGAGACATTACCAGTCACTGTTCTTGGAAACAGTCCAACTAAA ATTCACTTGAATTACTTGGGAAACTATATCCCCAATGCTTGGACACGGGAAACTGGATGCAGTATTTGTGACTTAGACTTACTAGACCTGTCAACAGTAAAG GAGTATCCAAGAGTAAAAATTGGTGTTTTCATAGAACAACCCACTCCTTTCCTACCTAAATTTTTAGACAGACTGTTGACACTGGACTACCCAAAGGAGGCCCTCAGTATCTTCATTCATAATAAT GAGGTTTACCATGAAAAGCACATcaagaaattctgggaaaaagCCAAGAACATtatcagaaatataaaaattgttGGACCTGAAGAAAATCTGAGTCAAGCAGAAGCCCGGAACATGGGAAT gGACCTTTGTCGCCAGGATAAAGCATGTGAATATTACTTCAGCATAGATGCAGATGTTGTATTGACAAACCCGAAGACTTTAAAGTTACTGATAGAACAGAACAG aaaaataattgctcCACTTGTAACTCGTCATGGGAAGCTTTGGTCCAATTTCTGGGGTGCTTTGAGCCCAGATGGCTACTATGCTCGGTCAGAAGATTATGTTGATATTGTCCAAGGGAACAGAGT AGGAGTATGGAATATTCCATATATGGCAAATATATACTTGATTAAGGGACAAACCCTCAGATCagagatgaaagagaagaaCTACTTCACACGTGATAAGTTGGATCCTGATATGGCTTTCTGTAGGAACGCCAGGGAAATG GGTGTTTTCATGTACATCACCAACAGACATGAATTTGGAAGACTTATTTCCACAGCCAATTACAATACCTCCCACTATAACAATGACCTCTGGCAGATATTTGAAAATCCTGTG GACTGGAAGGAAACCTACATAAATCCCAACTATTCAAAGATCTTCACGGATAATATAGTAGAACAG CCATGTCCAGATGTTTTTTGGTTTCCCATATTTTCTGACACGGCCTGTGATGAATTGGTAGAAGAAATGGAACATTTTGGACAATGGTCTGGCGGAAAACACCAA GACAGCCGTATTTCTGGAGGTTATGAAAATGTCCCAACCGATGATATTCATATGAAGCAAATCGGACTGGATAATGAATGGCTGCATTTCATAAGAGAGTTTATTGCACCAGTGACACTAAAAGTATTTGCTGGCTATTATACCAAG gGATATGCTTTATTGAATTTTGTTGTAAAATACAGCCCTGACAGACAGCGGTCACTCAGACCTCATCACGACTCCTCTACATTCACAATCAATATTGCACTCAACAAAGTAGGAGAGGATTTTCAA GGAGGTGGATGTAAATTTCTTAGGTACAACTGCTCCATTGAGTCACCCAGGAAAGGATGGAGCTTCATGCACCCAGGAAGACTTACTCATTTACATGAAGGACTTCCTATCTTGAATGGCACGAGATACATTGCAGTATCGTTTATTGACCCGTAA